In one Gossypium hirsutum isolate 1008001.06 chromosome D09, Gossypium_hirsutum_v2.1, whole genome shotgun sequence genomic region, the following are encoded:
- the LOC107929044 gene encoding proline-rich receptor-like protein kinase PERK14 isoform X1, protein MFTAPSFLKILPLFSFKSTTVKLPILPTTTKLSPPSSRRLRLLAESSFGVPREIVSGPKYRPLSVSPSPPEISKTPEVDPSDSPLEFTTGDPPPLGRPGPDPGPDFPKPPLGPPPVDPEVVPLPPPGQKPPPEVDPPPSTPPGNVPPPSIPPEIPTPSIPPDIPPPKSPDIPSPKGLQLWQSMQILKESYASSKLNRVVLSPAKNAFLSYESFHFSSNVKIPTNMKYQ, encoded by the exons ATGTTCACTGCACCCAGTTTCTTGAAAATCCTtcctttgttttctttcaaatcaACCACAGTTAAATTACCCATCTTGCCAACAACCACAAAATTATCGCCGCCGTCATCGCGGCGGCTACGCCTATTAGCTGAAAGTTCCTTTGGTGTCCCAAGGGAGATTGTTTCGGGTCCAAAGTATAGGCCTCTTTCAGTTTCGCCATCGCCACCGGAGATTTCAAAAACTCCTGAAGTTGACCCTTCCGATTCCCCATTAGAATTCACCACCGGTGACCCTCCGCCACTTGGTCGTCCCGGGCCTGACCCTGGTCCCGATTTTCCAAAGCCTCCATTGGGGCCTCCTCCAGTTGATCCAGAAGTAGTTCCTCTCCCACCACCCGGTCAAAAGCCACCGCCTGAAGTGGATCCGCCGCCTTCAACACCTCCGGGTAATGTGCCGCCACCGTCTATACCGCCGGAAATTCCAACACCGAGCATCCCTCCTGATATTCCACCACCTAAAAGTCCTGATATTCCATCACCGAAAG GCCTTCAACTTTGGCAGTCAATGCAGATATTGAAAGAATCGTATGCATCTTCAAAACTCAATCGTGTTGTCCTCAGTCCAGCTAAAAATGCATTTCTTTCATATGaatcatttcatttttcttccaATGTAAAAATACCTACAAACATGaaatatcaataa
- the LOC107929154 gene encoding guanine nucleotide-binding protein subunit gamma 2 — translation MQSGRSQSMVGRIDTRGKHRIQAELKRLDQEARFLEEELEHLEKMEKASTACKEMLSKVESTPDPLLPITNGPLNLTWDRWFEGPQESQGCKCWIL, via the exons ATGCAGTCGGGTCGATCACAATCCATGGTGGGTCGGATTGATACCAGAGGGAAACATAGGATACAAGCTGAACTCAAAAGGCTAGACCAAGAAGCTAGATTCTTAGAG GAAGAGCTGGAGCACTTGGAAAAGATGGAGAAGGCATCAACTGCATGCAAAGA GATGCTGAGTAAAGTGGAAAGTACACCTGATCCACTCCTTCCAAT CACAAATGGTCCTCTAAATCTCACGTGGGATAGATGGTTTGAAGGTCCCCAGGAATCTCAAGGCTGCAAATGTTGGATACTGTGA
- the LOC107929153 gene encoding ADP-ribosylation factor-like protein 5 — protein sequence MGAFISKFWFMLFPAKEYKIVVVGLDNAGKTTTLYKLHLGEVVTTHPTVGSNVEELVYKNIRFEVWDLGGQDRLRTSWATYYRGTHAVIVVIDSVDRARITIMKEELFRLLAHEDLQHSVILVFANKQDLKDAMTPAEITDALSLHSIKNHDWHIQACSALTGDGLYDGLGWIAQHVTGKAPS from the exons ATGGGAGCTTTCATATCGAAGTTCTGGTTCATGTTATTTCCCGCAAAGGAATATAAGATTGTGGTGGTTGGGTTAGATAATGCTGGCAAAACGACGACGCTTTACAAGCTTCACCTTGGTGAGGTTGTTACTACCCATCCTACTGTTGGCAGCAACGTTGAAGAGCTTGTTTATAAAAACATCCGTTTCGAg GTATGGGACCTTGGTGGGCAAGACCGACTACGGACATCGTGGGCAACATACTATCGTGGAACTCATGCTGTTATCGTGGTGATAGACAGTGTGGATAGGGCGAGAATCACCATTATGAAAGAGGAGCTCTTCAGGTTGCTCGCACACGAGGACCTACAACATTCTGTTATACTCGTCTTTGCAAATAAACAAGACCTAAAGGATGCAATGACCCCAGCTGAGATCACCGATGCCCTTTCGCTTCACAGCATAAAAAATCACGATTGGCACATCCAAGCCTGCTCCGCACTTACCGGAGATGGACTGTACGATGGTCTTGGGTGGATCGCCCAGCACGTTACCGGAAAAGCACCAAGCTGA
- the LOC107929044 gene encoding proline-rich receptor-like protein kinase PERK9 isoform X3 — MFTAPSFLKILPLFSFKSTTVKLPILPTTTKLSPPSSRRLRLLAESSFGVPREIVSGPKYRPLSVSPSPPEISKTPEVDPSDSPLEFTTGDPPPLGRPGPDPGPDFPKPPLGPPPVDPEVVPLPPPGQKPPPEVDPPPSTPPGNVPPPSIPPEIPTPSIPPDIPPPKSPDIPSPKAREKKRESLFGSHL; from the exons ATGTTCACTGCACCCAGTTTCTTGAAAATCCTtcctttgttttctttcaaatcaACCACAGTTAAATTACCCATCTTGCCAACAACCACAAAATTATCGCCGCCGTCATCGCGGCGGCTACGCCTATTAGCTGAAAGTTCCTTTGGTGTCCCAAGGGAGATTGTTTCGGGTCCAAAGTATAGGCCTCTTTCAGTTTCGCCATCGCCACCGGAGATTTCAAAAACTCCTGAAGTTGACCCTTCCGATTCCCCATTAGAATTCACCACCGGTGACCCTCCGCCACTTGGTCGTCCCGGGCCTGACCCTGGTCCCGATTTTCCAAAGCCTCCATTGGGGCCTCCTCCAGTTGATCCAGAAGTAGTTCCTCTCCCACCACCCGGTCAAAAGCCACCGCCTGAAGTGGATCCGCCGCCTTCAACACCTCCGGGTAATGTGCCGCCACCGTCTATACCGCCGGAAATTCCAACACCGAGCATCCCTCCTGATATTCCACCACCTAAAAGTCCTGATATTCCATCACCGAAAG CAAGAGAGAAGAAACGAGAGAGCTTGTTTGGGAGCCATTTGTAA
- the LOC107929044 gene encoding proline-rich receptor-like protein kinase PERK9 isoform X4 → MFTAPSFLKILPLFSFKSTTVKLPILPTTTKLSPPSSRRLRLLAESSFGVPREIVSGPKYRPLSVSPSPPEISKTPEVDPSDSPLEFTTGDPPPLGRPGPDPGPDFPKPPLGPPPVDPEVVPLPPPGQKPPPEVDPPPSTPPGNVPPPSIPPEIPTPSIPPDIPPPKSPDIPSPKEELALNVKYKL, encoded by the exons ATGTTCACTGCACCCAGTTTCTTGAAAATCCTtcctttgttttctttcaaatcaACCACAGTTAAATTACCCATCTTGCCAACAACCACAAAATTATCGCCGCCGTCATCGCGGCGGCTACGCCTATTAGCTGAAAGTTCCTTTGGTGTCCCAAGGGAGATTGTTTCGGGTCCAAAGTATAGGCCTCTTTCAGTTTCGCCATCGCCACCGGAGATTTCAAAAACTCCTGAAGTTGACCCTTCCGATTCCCCATTAGAATTCACCACCGGTGACCCTCCGCCACTTGGTCGTCCCGGGCCTGACCCTGGTCCCGATTTTCCAAAGCCTCCATTGGGGCCTCCTCCAGTTGATCCAGAAGTAGTTCCTCTCCCACCACCCGGTCAAAAGCCACCGCCTGAAGTGGATCCGCCGCCTTCAACACCTCCGGGTAATGTGCCGCCACCGTCTATACCGCCGGAAATTCCAACACCGAGCATCCCTCCTGATATTCCACCACCTAAAAGTCCTGATATTCCATCACCGAAAG AAGAATTGGCATTGAATGTCAAATATAAGTTGTAG
- the LOC107929115 gene encoding pyruvate kinase isozyme A, chloroplastic, translating into MSRSLQFFTPSRAPYFTLHKLPSTSYTRFPVINFPSKKHYITITKSLSSDLDAASSQVLDSGNGQTGVSGVLSADNVVAVQSHAPSESGAAAGIEVDAVTEAELKENGFRSTRRTKLICTIGPATCGFEQLEALAVGGMNVARINMCHGTREWHQMVIERVRRLNEEKGFAVAIMMDTEGSEIHMGDLGGAASVKAEDGEIWTFSVRAFGTPRPERTINVNYDGFAEDVKVGDELLVDGGMVRFEVIEKIGPDVKCRCTDPGLLLPRANLTFWRDGSLVRERNAMLPTISSKDWLDIDFGVAEGVDFIAISFVKSAEVINHLKSYIAARSRGSDIAVIAKIESIDSLKNLEEIIQASDGAMVARGDLGAQIPLEQVPSAQQNIVQLCRQLNKPVIVASQLLESMIEYPTPTRAEVADVSESVRQRADALMLSGESAMGQYPDKALAVLRSVSVRIEKWWREEKRHEAMVLPDVGTSFADSISEEICNSAAKMANNLEVDALFVYTKTGHMASLLSRCRPDCPIFAFTTTTSVRRRLNLQWGLIPFRLGFSDDMESNLNKTFSLLKARGMIKSGDLVIAVSDMLQSIQVMNVP; encoded by the exons ATGTCGCGCTCCCTTCAATTTTTCACTCCCTCCCGTGCTCCTTATTTCACTCTCCATAAACTTCCGTCGACATCCTACACCCGGTTCCCGGTAATTAACTTCCCGAGCAAAAAGCACTATATCACTATCACGAAATCGTTATCTTCAGATCTCGATGCAGCGTCATCTCAAGTACTGGATTCCGGAAACGGACAGACCGGAGTTTCGGGGGTTTTATCAGCGGACAACGTGGTGGCGGTTCAGTCTCATGCGCCGTCGGAATCGGGAGCGGCGGCCGGGATCGAGGTTGACGCTGTGACGGAGGCGGAGCTCAAGGAGAATGGATTCCGGAGCACGAGAAGGACGAAGTTAATATGCACGATTGGTCCCGCAACGTGCGGGTTCGAGCAGCTGGAAGCGTTGGCTGTTGGAGGTATGAACGTGGCTCGGATTAACATGTGCCATGGCACTCGCGAGTGGCATCAAATGGTGATCGAGCGGGTGAGGAGGCTTAACGAGGAGAAAGGATTCGCTGTCGCCATTATGATGGATACTGAAGGTAGCGAGATTCACATGGGAGATCTCGGTGGCGCTGCCTCCGTCAAAGCTGAG GATGGAGAAATCTGGACATTCAGCGTTAGAGCTTTCGGTACACCGCGACCAGAGCGAACAATTAATGTGAATTATGATGGTTTTGCCGAAG ATGTGAAAGTTGGAGATGAACTTTTGGTTGATGGTGGAATGGTGAGGTTTGAGGTGATTGAGAAGATTGGTCCTGATGTTAAGTGTAGGTGCACTGATCCGGGATTGTTGCTTCCTCGAGCCAATTTGACTTTTTGGAGGGATGGGAGTCTTGTTCGTGAGCGTAATGCAATGCTTCCTACCATTTCTTCCAAG GATTGGTTAGACATCGACTTTGGGGTTGCAGAAGGTGTTGATTTTATTGCAATATCCTTTGTCAAATCAGCTGAAGTGATTAACCATCTCAAAAGCTATATTGCTGCTAGGTCACGTGGTAG TGACATAGCTGTGATTGCAAAGATTGAGAGTATTGACTCATTAAAGAACTTGGAAGAAATTATTCAAGCATCAGATGGAGCTATGGTTGCAAGAGGAGACTTGGGTGCTCAGATACCATTGGAACAGGTTCCATCAGCTCAGCAAAATATTGTCCAGCTATGCAGGCAACTGAATAAGCCAGTGATTGTTGCTTCCCAGCTACTTGAATCAATGATTGAATACCCTACACCCACCCGAGCTGAAGTTGCCGATGTTTCTGAATCTGTACGGCAGCGAGCTGATGCTTTAATGCTGTCTGGTGAATCAGCAATGGGGCAGTACCCCGATAAGGCATTAGCTGTTCTGAGAAGTGTTAGTGTGAGAATAGAGAAATGGTGGAGGGAGGAAAAACGCCATGAGGCTATGGTATTGCCGGATGTAGGAACTTCATTTGCAGATAGCATCTCAGAAGAGATTTGTAATTCTGCAGCCAAGATGG CTAACAATTTAGAGGTAGATGCCCTTTTTGTCTACACAAAGACAGGTCACATGGCATCTCTCCTGTCACGTTGTCGACCAGATTGCCCCATCTTTGCTTTTACGACCACAACTTCTGTCAGGAGACGCCTGAACCTACAATGGGGTCTCATTCCCTTCCGTCTCGGCTTCTCCGACGATATGGAAAGCAACCTTAACAAAACCTTCTCGTTACTCAAGGCCAGGGGAATGATCAAATCTGGCGACCTCGTAATTGCCGTCTCAGACATGTTGCAGTCCATCCAAGTCATGAATGTTCCCTAG
- the LOC107929044 gene encoding proline-rich receptor-like protein kinase PERK9 isoform X2, whose amino-acid sequence MFTAPSFLKILPLFSFKSTTVKLPILPTTTKLSPPSSRRLRLLAESSFGVPREIVSGPKYRPLSVSPSPPEISKTPEVDPSDSPLEFTTGDPPPLGRPGPDPGPDFPKPPLGPPPVDPEVVPLPPPGQKPPPEVDPPPSTPPGNVPPPSIPPEIPTPSIPPDIPPPKSPDIPSPKGPGLLLTSFIRSVSG is encoded by the exons ATGTTCACTGCACCCAGTTTCTTGAAAATCCTtcctttgttttctttcaaatcaACCACAGTTAAATTACCCATCTTGCCAACAACCACAAAATTATCGCCGCCGTCATCGCGGCGGCTACGCCTATTAGCTGAAAGTTCCTTTGGTGTCCCAAGGGAGATTGTTTCGGGTCCAAAGTATAGGCCTCTTTCAGTTTCGCCATCGCCACCGGAGATTTCAAAAACTCCTGAAGTTGACCCTTCCGATTCCCCATTAGAATTCACCACCGGTGACCCTCCGCCACTTGGTCGTCCCGGGCCTGACCCTGGTCCCGATTTTCCAAAGCCTCCATTGGGGCCTCCTCCAGTTGATCCAGAAGTAGTTCCTCTCCCACCACCCGGTCAAAAGCCACCGCCTGAAGTGGATCCGCCGCCTTCAACACCTCCGGGTAATGTGCCGCCACCGTCTATACCGCCGGAAATTCCAACACCGAGCATCCCTCCTGATATTCCACCACCTAAAAGTCCTGATATTCCATCACCGAAAG GTCCCGGCTTGCTGCTGACTAGTTTTATCCGTTCCGTTTCGGGCTAG